The window AACCGTACCccctttctctctcctctttctctctctctctatctctacagAAGATCATCGGAGATCTCATCAATTCGATCTATTCCATGGAAGACGACGATGAAATCCAATCGCATCCGTCTCCAGATTCCGGATCTCCGATTTCACCTCCATCCAACGGCCGGATTACTGTCACCGTCGCCGCGGCGCCGCCTCAGAAGCCTCTCACTCTAGCTTTGCCGATACAacaaggaggaggaggaggaggaggaagaactCCCGCCGCCGCCAACGGCGGTGGACGAGAAGATTGCTGGAGCGAAGGAGGTACGAAACTGTTAATCGATGCTTGGGGAGAGAGATACTTGGAGCTTAGCAGAGGGAATCTGAAGCAGAAACATTGGAAGGAAGTTGCGGATGTTGTAAGTAGACAGGATGATTACTCTAAGACGCCGAAGACGGATATTCAGTGTAAGAATCGTATCGATACGGTGAAGAAGAAGTATAAAGCTGAGAAAGCGAAGATTAGCGCCGGCGGCGGTCCTAGTAAGTGGTTGTTTTATGATAGACTTGATTACTTGATCGGTCCTACTGCTAAGATCGGTGCATCTCCATCTTCAACTGGAGCTCTTAAGATTGTACCTGTTGGTATCCCCGTCGGTTCTCGATCGGCTAACCAAttccaacaacaacaacagaaGAAGCCGAAGCAGAATCTCCGTAGACGAGCGCCGGTTGATTCTGATTCATCTCATTCTGATCCAGAACCTTCACCTGATTCAACTGATAGTTTTCCTCCAGAGTCTTATGAAAGAAAAAGACCAAGGATTAAGAAGAGAGATATGAATTCTATTGTTCCACCATTGCATCATAACAACCaccatcatcaacatcatcaacaacaacaacaacaaccggTAGCTCCTACTCCTGCTCCTCCTAATCGAGTGAAGGATAACAGCGGTGGTGGTGTGAAAGAAGAGACGAACAGGGGGAATTCAGTAAGGGAGCTGACTCGTGCGATTATCAAATTTGGGGAGGCGTTTGAACAAGCTGAGACTTCTAAGCTACAACAGGTGATGGAGATGGAGAAACAGAGGATGAAATTTACAAAGGAGCTTGAGTTACAAAGAATGCAGTtttatatgaaaactcagcttgaACTTTCTCAGATTAAACGTAGGAGAGTTgggaacaacaacaacaacaacaacaatcatcACCAtcttaacaacaacaacatcatcaacaacagcatggcgaacaacaacaacaataatagcGAAAGCAGCAGTTAGCAGCAGCGTCAATTTTAGTAATAGATTTAAGTGGAAGggggaagatgaagaagaggaagaacagGAAGAAGATTACTCTGCAGGCTTATTACAGGTTTGAGAAATTTGTATTACTAGTagtgaattaaaataattatattcttaCTAATTAGCCTTGTTGAAGATCTTGATGAATGTTTGATGATGATGGAGTTTCATTTGTAATTTAAATCATTGTTACTCAGCCAATTATTCTGAGATTACACTATAATTTCATCTGCAAACCcccatctttctttctttctgggtgattgattgatgatgatgatgaacacCATGAATATTATTAGGGATaatcaaatcaagcaagcagCTTGAAATTTGAATGTTAATGTTCTTCCTTTGCCTCATATCTCTGATTTATTAACTCCTATTTCatcaattttgtattttttttggttggaattatttcaaaatcatataatttattaattttctatattattatagAAACATTGAACTACATGAAAAGTACAGTTCATCTCGGGATGTCCTAAAAGGCTTTATACCTaggtagaaaaaaaaaagcattgGAAATGAATGAGGTGCTGTTTtcttttagtaatttatttatttattatt is drawn from Impatiens glandulifera chromosome 3, dImpGla2.1, whole genome shotgun sequence and contains these coding sequences:
- the LOC124932372 gene encoding trihelix transcription factor ASIL2-like — encoded protein: MEDDDEIQSHPSPDSGSPISPPSNGRITVTVAAAPPQKPLTLALPIQQGGGGGGGRTPAAANGGGREDCWSEGGTKLLIDAWGERYLELSRGNLKQKHWKEVADVVSRQDDYSKTPKTDIQCKNRIDTVKKKYKAEKAKISAGGGPSKWLFYDRLDYLIGPTAKIGASPSSTGALKIVPVGIPVGSRSANQFQQQQQKKPKQNLRRRAPVDSDSSHSDPEPSPDSTDSFPPESYERKRPRIKKRDMNSIVPPLHHNNHHHQHHQQQQQQPVAPTPAPPNRVKDNSGGGVKEETNRGNSVRELTRAIIKFGEAFEQAETSKLQQVMEMEKQRMKFTKELELQRMQFYMKTQLELSQIKRRRVGNNNNNNNNHHHLNNNNIINNSMANNNNNNSESSS